A region from the Amycolatopsis camponoti genome encodes:
- a CDS encoding sensor histidine kinase: MYDISGSLRRQSLLVALVCVVCDAALFGLRGPLGGSGADWRAWVVLLGGVAVNAALAGPARYSGWVALAHALLFAGSPLLLCTCQGYVVGNNAGILIAGYRAGAWLRPKPAVLALLALLAGVVAGCIEGGGRTAADWRLTAISVSVSGLLPWLVGRYTTARRAYIADLERETDERRQHEEEAVKRAVLEERTTIARDLHDVISHHVSAIGVHAGAARLGLPDGAETVRKSLGAVESASRSAMADLRRLLDLLHAETHAEQPGLDNLDELVETVRAAGLPTRLTLRGEPRELPGSLDVALYRIAQEALTNALRHGEGPVEVELNHGRTEVVLTVTNGLRADRPTENGHAHRGLAGIRQRVTLFGGQVSYGETGEHWQLRTTFPVEST; the protein is encoded by the coding sequence GTGTACGACATCAGCGGATCCCTGCGGCGCCAGTCGCTGCTGGTCGCGCTGGTCTGTGTCGTCTGCGATGCCGCCCTCTTCGGCCTTCGTGGCCCGCTCGGCGGGAGCGGCGCCGACTGGCGGGCGTGGGTCGTCCTGCTCGGCGGGGTCGCCGTCAACGCCGCCCTCGCCGGCCCCGCCCGGTACTCCGGCTGGGTCGCCCTCGCGCACGCTCTCCTCTTCGCCGGCTCGCCGCTTCTTCTCTGCACCTGCCAGGGGTACGTCGTCGGGAACAACGCCGGCATCCTGATCGCCGGCTACCGGGCCGGCGCCTGGCTGCGCCCGAAACCCGCCGTCCTCGCGCTGCTCGCCCTGCTCGCCGGCGTCGTCGCCGGGTGCATCGAAGGCGGTGGCCGCACCGCGGCCGACTGGCGGCTGACCGCCATCAGCGTCAGCGTCAGCGGCCTCCTCCCGTGGCTGGTCGGCCGGTACACGACCGCCCGGCGCGCCTACATCGCCGACCTCGAGCGCGAGACCGACGAACGGCGGCAGCACGAAGAAGAAGCCGTGAAGCGAGCCGTCCTCGAGGAGCGCACGACCATCGCGCGCGACCTCCACGACGTCATTTCCCACCACGTCAGCGCCATCGGCGTGCACGCCGGCGCCGCCCGCCTCGGGCTCCCGGACGGCGCCGAGACCGTGCGCAAGTCGCTCGGCGCCGTCGAGTCCGCCAGCCGCTCGGCGATGGCCGACCTGCGCCGCCTGCTCGACCTCCTGCACGCCGAAACCCACGCCGAGCAGCCCGGCCTGGACAACCTCGACGAGCTGGTCGAGACCGTCCGCGCGGCCGGCCTGCCGACCCGGCTGACCCTGCGCGGCGAGCCCCGCGAGCTCCCCGGGTCGCTCGACGTCGCCCTCTACCGCATCGCCCAGGAAGCCCTGACCAACGCGCTGCGCCACGGCGAAGGCCCGGTCGAAGTCGAACTGAACCACGGCCGCACCGAGGTCGTGCTCACGGTGACCAACGGACTCCGCGCGGACCGCCCCACCGAGAACGGGCACGCGCACCGCGGCCTGGCGGGGATCCGCCAGCGCGTCACCCTGTTCGGCGGCCAGGTCTCCTACGGCGAGACCGGCGAGCACTGGCAGCTGCGCACGACCTTCCCGGTGGAGAGCACATGA
- a CDS encoding response regulator — translation MIRVLLADDHAMFRSGMRALLDTQPDFTCVGEASDGREAVAETARLRPDVAVLDVRMPRLDGLAATEAILAAPGNDTRVLVLTTYDADEYVYRALRAGASGFLLKSLAPEELVAAIRVAARGDALIDPSVTRRLVAKFASVLEPAAAEPPELARLTSREREVLLLIANACSNAEIARQLHVGEETVKTHVSRVLSKLGLPDRVHAVVYAYRHELVPGDRPA, via the coding sequence ATGATCCGCGTCCTGCTGGCCGACGACCACGCGATGTTCCGCTCGGGGATGCGCGCGCTGCTCGACACCCAGCCCGACTTCACCTGCGTCGGCGAAGCGTCCGACGGCCGCGAAGCCGTCGCCGAGACCGCGCGCCTGCGCCCCGACGTCGCGGTCCTCGATGTCCGGATGCCCCGCCTCGACGGCCTCGCCGCGACCGAGGCGATCCTCGCCGCGCCGGGCAACGACACCCGCGTCCTCGTGCTCACGACCTACGACGCCGACGAGTACGTCTACCGCGCGCTGCGGGCCGGAGCGAGCGGGTTCCTGCTGAAGAGCCTGGCGCCGGAAGAGCTGGTCGCGGCGATCCGGGTGGCCGCGCGCGGCGACGCGCTGATCGACCCGTCGGTGACGCGGCGGCTGGTCGCGAAGTTCGCGTCGGTGCTCGAACCCGCGGCCGCCGAACCGCCCGAGCTGGCCCGGCTCACCTCCCGCGAACGCGAGGTCCTGCTGCTCATCGCCAACGCCTGCAGCAACGCCGAGATCGCGCGGCAGCTGCACGTCGGCGAGGAGACGGTCAAGACGCACGTGTCGCGCGTGCTGAGCAAGCTCGGCCTGCCCGACCGCGTGCACGCCGTCGTGTACGCCTACCGGCACGAACTCGTCCCGGGCGACCGTCCTGCCTAG
- a CDS encoding nitroreductase family deazaflavin-dependent oxidoreductase — translation MTAARYIEPKKSTNTFNELVARLTRMGFSVWGSRVLTVVGRKSGEPRSVPVNLLTVDGVRYLVAPRGETQWVRNLRFAGEGTLRVGKRVEGFTFRELADDEKPGILRAYLKRWKFEVGVFFDGVDAKASDEKLREIAPGYPIFEIFTK, via the coding sequence ATGACCGCCGCCCGCTACATCGAGCCGAAGAAGTCGACCAACACCTTCAACGAGCTGGTCGCGAGGCTGACCCGGATGGGCTTCAGCGTCTGGGGCAGCCGGGTGCTGACGGTGGTCGGCCGCAAGAGCGGGGAGCCGCGGTCGGTGCCGGTCAACCTGCTGACCGTCGACGGCGTCCGCTACCTCGTCGCCCCGCGTGGCGAGACGCAGTGGGTGCGCAACCTGCGTTTCGCCGGCGAAGGCACGCTTCGCGTCGGAAAGCGCGTCGAGGGGTTCACGTTCCGCGAGCTGGCCGACGACGAGAAGCCGGGCATCCTCCGCGCCTACCTGAAGCGCTGGAAGTTCGAGGTCGGCGTGTTCTTCGACGGTGTCGACGCCAAGGCGTCGGACGAGAAGCTGCGCGAGATCGCGCCCGGCTACCCGATCTTCGAGATCTTCACGAAGTAG
- a CDS encoding TetR/AcrR family transcriptional regulator, whose product MTATRTARERARAELTQEIKDEARRQLADVGAHGLSLRAVARELGMVSSALYRYFPSRDRLLTDLIVDAYNAIGEAAEQADPGKGAPRDRWLAIWHATRDWARAHPHEYALIYGSPIPGYQAPQDTVAPAGRVALALVKVLTHTELRAIDGEVAPELRAQAETLTKILGIVAGPETVTRLIMAWTQLFGAINFDLFGQYVGSVDPADAFFTHSATRMAEFVGI is encoded by the coding sequence ATGACCGCGACCCGGACCGCGCGCGAACGTGCCCGCGCCGAACTCACCCAGGAGATCAAGGACGAGGCCCGCCGCCAGCTCGCCGACGTCGGCGCGCACGGGCTGTCGCTGCGCGCGGTGGCCCGGGAGCTGGGCATGGTGTCGTCCGCGCTGTACCGGTACTTCCCCAGCCGGGACCGGTTGCTGACCGACCTGATCGTCGACGCCTACAACGCGATCGGCGAGGCGGCCGAGCAGGCCGACCCCGGCAAGGGCGCCCCCCGCGACCGGTGGCTCGCGATCTGGCACGCGACGCGCGACTGGGCCCGCGCGCACCCGCACGAGTACGCGCTGATCTACGGCTCACCGATCCCCGGCTACCAGGCCCCGCAGGACACCGTCGCCCCCGCCGGCCGGGTCGCGCTCGCCCTGGTCAAGGTCCTCACGCACACCGAGCTGCGGGCGATCGACGGCGAGGTCGCGCCAGAGCTGCGTGCCCAGGCCGAGACACTCACGAAGATCCTCGGGATCGTCGCCGGGCCCGAAACCGTGACCCGGCTGATCATGGCGTGGACCCAGCTGTTCGGGGCGATCAACTTCGACCTGTTCGGCCAGTACGTCGGCAGCGTCGACCCGGCCGACGCGTTCTTCACGCACTCGGCGACGCGCATGGCGGAGTTCGTCGGCATCTAG
- a CDS encoding TetR/AcrR family transcriptional regulator, which translates to MTGNRLTRAESRERTKDRLLAAAAELFAERGVNGTSVEQIADRAGYTRGAFYGNFEDKHELVVALLERSVPGVLRSELVLHAVRDPAVRPHFDARERSARAVVETRLRADFAARGVAPPASPAFLALVVRALEDGLLLHGHLNPEAGPDALAEAVRLLLRP; encoded by the coding sequence GTGACGGGGAACCGGCTGACACGGGCGGAAAGCCGCGAACGGACGAAGGACCGGCTGCTCGCGGCGGCCGCCGAGCTGTTCGCCGAACGCGGCGTCAACGGCACCTCGGTCGAGCAGATCGCCGACCGCGCCGGGTACACGCGCGGGGCGTTCTACGGCAATTTCGAGGACAAGCACGAGCTGGTCGTCGCGTTGCTGGAGCGTTCGGTGCCCGGTGTGCTGCGGTCCGAGCTGGTGCTGCACGCGGTCCGGGACCCGGCCGTCCGCCCGCACTTCGACGCGCGCGAACGGTCCGCTCGCGCGGTCGTCGAAACCCGGCTGCGGGCGGACTTCGCCGCGCGAGGGGTGGCGCCACCCGCGAGCCCGGCGTTCCTGGCGCTGGTCGTCCGCGCGCTGGAGGACGGCTTGCTGCTGCACGGACACCTGAACCCGGAAGCCGGGCCGGACGCGCTCGCCGAAGCCGTCCGCCTCCTGCTTCGCCCCTAG
- a CDS encoding 3-hydroxyacyl-CoA dehydrogenase: protein MTGWAGKVGRIRVIGTGVMGRGIVQLAATAGMTVELADVRREAVDEAIEYVGAMADKLAAKGKLDDPGAVKGRLVAVDAPDAPADGVDLVVEAVREDVGTKRALFAGLERVCPQETIFATNTSSLSVTEIAAELADPGRLIGLHFFNPVPLMRLVEVVPGTRTHDWLPAEALELVKSWGHEPVLAKDAPGFLVNHAGRGLNTEALQILTEALAEPADVDRVARDVLGLKLGPFELLDLTGLDVSHAVLESIWSGFHGEPRLRPSWLTRPRVAAGLFGRKNGSGFYSYADGKQQVAEEPVAPPKPSGPVFVADEHLGRVLSAAGVQVVPDAYPDAVLLVPLYGESTVDAATRAGLPLDRVAGVDPLGGYERRLTMSVHPGLDPVAGRAAWGALAATGHPVTVVRDGPAPIAQRLLASIVNTACFIAGQNLASPDDIDTAVRLGLGYPRGPLAWGDLVGGDVVLRILRGLATSTGDPRYRPSPWLTERVTLGLPLTSTGTTPADLRS from the coding sequence GTGACGGGGTGGGCCGGGAAGGTCGGCAGGATCCGGGTGATCGGGACCGGGGTGATGGGCCGCGGGATCGTCCAGCTCGCCGCGACGGCGGGGATGACCGTCGAGCTCGCCGACGTCCGGCGCGAGGCCGTCGACGAGGCGATCGAGTACGTCGGCGCCATGGCGGACAAGCTGGCCGCGAAGGGCAAGCTCGATGACCCGGGGGCGGTCAAGGGCCGGCTGGTCGCGGTGGACGCGCCCGACGCGCCCGCGGACGGCGTCGACCTCGTCGTCGAAGCCGTCCGGGAGGACGTCGGCACGAAGCGGGCCCTGTTCGCCGGCCTCGAGCGCGTCTGTCCACAGGAGACGATCTTCGCGACGAACACCAGCTCGCTGTCGGTCACCGAGATCGCCGCCGAGCTGGCCGACCCCGGCAGGCTGATCGGCCTGCACTTCTTCAACCCGGTGCCGCTGATGCGCCTGGTCGAGGTCGTCCCGGGCACGCGCACGCACGACTGGCTGCCCGCCGAAGCCCTCGAACTGGTCAAGAGCTGGGGCCACGAGCCGGTGCTGGCGAAGGACGCGCCGGGCTTCCTGGTCAACCACGCCGGGCGCGGCCTGAACACCGAGGCGCTGCAGATCCTCACCGAGGCGCTGGCCGAGCCCGCCGACGTCGACCGCGTCGCGCGGGACGTGCTCGGCCTGAAGCTCGGACCGTTCGAGCTGCTCGACCTGACCGGCCTCGACGTGTCCCACGCCGTGCTGGAGAGCATCTGGAGCGGCTTCCACGGCGAACCGCGGCTGCGGCCGTCGTGGCTGACGCGGCCGCGGGTCGCTGCCGGTTTGTTCGGGCGCAAGAACGGTTCCGGCTTCTACTCCTATGCCGACGGGAAGCAGCAGGTCGCCGAGGAGCCGGTGGCGCCGCCGAAGCCGTCGGGCCCGGTGTTCGTGGCGGACGAGCACCTGGGCCGCGTGCTGTCGGCGGCCGGCGTGCAGGTGGTCCCGGACGCGTACCCGGACGCGGTCCTGCTCGTCCCGCTCTACGGTGAGTCCACAGTGGACGCGGCCACCCGCGCCGGGCTGCCGCTGGACCGCGTCGCCGGCGTGGATCCCCTGGGCGGCTACGAGCGGCGCCTGACGATGTCCGTCCACCCGGGACTCGACCCGGTGGCGGGCCGCGCGGCCTGGGGCGCGCTGGCGGCGACGGGCCACCCGGTGACGGTCGTCCGCGACGGCCCGGCCCCGATCGCCCAGCGCCTCCTGGCGTCGATCGTCAACACGGCGTGCTTCATCGCGGGCCAGAACCTGGCGTCCCCGGACGACATCGACACCGCGGTCCGGCTGGGACTGGGGTACCCGCGCGGCCCGCTGGCCTGGGGAGACCTGGTGGGCGGCGACGTCGTGCTGCGGATCCTGCGCGGCCTGGCCACGTCCACCGGGGATCCGCGGTACCGCCCGAGCCCGTGGCTGACCGAGCGGGTGACGCTCGGGTTGCCGCTGACGTCGACCGGGACGACACCGGCGGACCTGCGCTCCTGA
- a CDS encoding PQQ-dependent sugar dehydrogenase: MALGKLRALRHAFVATVLTGALLPVVTTGVAAAATTLPPGFVLQDTNTGTGQYQLTDFAFLPDQSALATAKDGRVQWVPASGTPRTIATLPTREISDIGLVGLAVAPDYATSHSIYLTRSLNVTGGFVFRLSKFTVGLDAAGAPASLSGEQTLFEVPGISEVHAINGVIPAADGTLWLSIGDNGDFTKVDPGALRAQDINQPYGKIFHLAADGKGVPGNPYYDAANPASTASKVFARGFRNPFRMTIDSNSGLPVAGDVGWNTWEEVDVVQRGSNQGWPCWEGNHPTPGYSALAGCAGVANQAPVFEYQHGNGPMQGNSVTGGIVYNGSSYPAAYRGSYFFGDYVTNKIWTLRYDDQGKLTQAPENPPVFTGIGGPVKFAAAPNGDIVYADILSGNLRRLSYSAGNTAPVAKATTTTDPDTRTVSFDGSTSVDYDNDLLKYDWDFGDGTAAADAGPTTSHQYAAGTESFTAKLTVRDPLGLTGTTDIKVAPGNHTPQLTLTTPGDTATFAVNQQVGLSATATDTEDGTLPITWTTAVRHCPSEATCHSHPGAGGTGASFAQPFTEHPDSRMEFTATVTDSAGVTASKTYTAMPRQHRITLLSTQPAALSIPVEGGVSTSLVTEGASFDVEASPLGTDGVSKFTGWQGGPTDTTWVVTVGTSDLTLTANYATPIDQRYNADPALQAKLGAPTAAEVTDGVVHYRAYANGRLYWSAVGGTKYLLAGPVLDKYLAVGGLTKLGPPTTDTATNADGAQFNDFVNGGNVGSIYYTAATGAHTIYGEIRKKWVALGLGQILGYPTNDEDGTPDGIGRFNHFLKGNNVGSIYYTPQTGAHAIYGEIRKKWAAYGYERGLGYPTNDEDGTPDGIGRFNHFSLGHSIYFTNATGAHVIKGEIRKRWAALGWERSYLHYPTTDEYGTYRSDFQGGYITYTPQTGAVDRPW, translated from the coding sequence ATGGCCTTGGGAAAGCTCAGAGCACTACGTCACGCCTTCGTGGCGACGGTGCTGACAGGGGCGCTGCTGCCCGTCGTGACCACGGGGGTGGCGGCAGCGGCGACCACGCTCCCACCGGGGTTCGTCCTACAGGACACCAACACCGGAACGGGGCAGTACCAGCTCACCGACTTCGCGTTCCTGCCGGACCAGTCCGCGCTCGCCACGGCGAAGGACGGGCGCGTCCAGTGGGTACCGGCGAGCGGAACACCGCGGACGATCGCGACGCTGCCGACCCGCGAGATCAGCGACATCGGGCTGGTCGGGCTGGCCGTCGCACCGGATTACGCGACGTCGCACTCGATTTACCTCACGCGCTCGCTGAACGTCACCGGCGGCTTCGTCTTCCGGCTTTCGAAGTTCACCGTGGGCCTGGACGCGGCCGGCGCGCCCGCGTCGCTGAGCGGTGAGCAGACGCTGTTCGAGGTGCCGGGCATCTCCGAAGTCCACGCCATCAACGGCGTCATCCCCGCCGCCGACGGGACGCTGTGGCTGTCGATCGGGGACAACGGCGACTTCACGAAGGTGGACCCGGGCGCGCTGCGCGCGCAGGACATCAACCAGCCGTACGGCAAGATCTTCCACTTGGCCGCCGACGGCAAGGGCGTGCCGGGCAACCCGTACTACGACGCCGCCAACCCGGCGTCGACCGCCAGCAAGGTCTTCGCGCGCGGGTTCCGCAACCCGTTCCGGATGACGATCGACTCGAACTCCGGCCTGCCGGTCGCGGGTGACGTCGGCTGGAACACGTGGGAAGAGGTCGACGTCGTCCAGCGCGGTTCCAACCAGGGCTGGCCCTGCTGGGAGGGCAACCACCCGACGCCGGGCTACAGCGCGCTCGCGGGCTGCGCCGGCGTGGCGAACCAGGCCCCGGTCTTCGAGTACCAGCACGGCAACGGCCCCATGCAGGGCAACAGCGTCACCGGCGGGATCGTCTACAACGGATCCAGCTACCCAGCGGCCTACCGCGGCTCGTACTTCTTCGGCGACTACGTCACCAACAAGATCTGGACGCTGCGCTACGACGACCAGGGCAAGCTCACGCAGGCCCCGGAGAACCCGCCGGTCTTCACCGGCATCGGCGGCCCGGTCAAGTTCGCGGCGGCGCCGAACGGCGACATCGTCTACGCCGACATCCTCAGCGGCAACCTGCGCCGGCTGAGCTACTCGGCGGGCAACACCGCGCCGGTCGCCAAGGCCACGACGACCACCGACCCGGACACCCGCACGGTGTCCTTCGACGGCTCGACGTCGGTCGACTACGACAACGACCTGCTGAAGTACGACTGGGACTTCGGTGACGGGACCGCCGCCGCCGACGCCGGGCCCACCACGAGCCACCAGTACGCGGCCGGCACCGAGTCGTTCACCGCGAAGCTGACGGTCCGGGACCCGCTGGGGCTCACCGGCACGACCGACATCAAGGTCGCGCCCGGCAACCACACCCCGCAGCTCACGCTGACCACGCCGGGCGACACCGCGACGTTCGCGGTCAACCAGCAGGTCGGCCTGAGCGCCACGGCGACCGACACCGAGGACGGCACGCTGCCGATCACGTGGACCACCGCGGTCCGGCACTGCCCGAGCGAGGCGACCTGCCACTCGCACCCCGGCGCCGGCGGCACCGGGGCGAGCTTCGCGCAGCCGTTCACCGAGCACCCAGACTCCCGCATGGAGTTCACCGCGACGGTGACCGACAGCGCGGGCGTCACGGCGTCCAAGACGTACACGGCGATGCCGCGCCAGCACCGGATCACCCTGCTGAGCACGCAGCCCGCGGCGCTGAGCATCCCGGTCGAGGGCGGTGTCAGCACGTCACTGGTGACCGAGGGCGCCAGCTTCGACGTCGAGGCCTCGCCGCTGGGCACCGACGGCGTCTCGAAGTTCACCGGCTGGCAGGGCGGTCCGACGGACACGACGTGGGTCGTCACGGTCGGCACGAGCGACCTGACGCTGACGGCGAACTACGCGACCCCGATCGACCAGCGCTACAACGCCGACCCGGCGTTGCAGGCGAAGCTCGGCGCGCCGACGGCGGCCGAGGTCACCGACGGCGTGGTCCACTACCGGGCCTACGCCAACGGGCGCCTGTACTGGAGTGCCGTGGGCGGGACGAAGTACCTGCTCGCCGGTCCGGTGCTGGACAAGTACCTCGCCGTCGGCGGGCTCACCAAGCTCGGGCCGCCGACGACCGACACCGCGACCAACGCGGACGGTGCGCAGTTCAACGACTTCGTCAACGGCGGCAACGTCGGGTCGATCTACTACACGGCCGCGACGGGTGCGCACACGATCTACGGTGAGATCCGGAAGAAGTGGGTGGCGCTCGGCCTCGGGCAGATCCTCGGTTACCCGACCAACGACGAGGACGGCACGCCGGACGGCATCGGCCGGTTCAACCACTTCCTCAAGGGCAACAACGTCGGTTCGATCTACTACACGCCCCAGACGGGCGCGCACGCGATCTACGGCGAGATCCGGAAGAAGTGGGCCGCGTACGGGTACGAGCGCGGTCTCGGCTACCCGACGAACGACGAGGACGGGACGCCGGACGGCATCGGCCGGTTCAACCACTTCAGCCTCGGCCACTCGATCTACTTCACGAACGCGACGGGCGCGCACGTGATCAAGGGCGAGATCCGCAAGCGCTGGGCGGCCCTCGGGTGGGAGCGGTCCTACCTGCACTACCCGACGACGGACGAATACGGGACGTACCGCAGCGACTTCCAGGGCGGCTACATCACCTACACGCCGCAGACGGGTGCGGTCGACCGCCCCTGGTGA
- a CDS encoding L,D-transpeptidase codes for MKRLLAGAAALATAFVLAACSGGGTAPSGPNAGGGAVAAGAGGGAPTTSSTTAAPTTTTSAKPAPAPSTTKPAPTSTTAKPKPKPKPAAPASDPGVPCAAAAAASGTAACVDISAHKAWILQGGKVVYGPVPMLPGRKGYATPTGTFHVLSKEKVHLSKEFDNAPMPNSVFFYPGDAFHTGSLSVYSHGCIHLSAGASLKFFNTLHVGDVVQVVP; via the coding sequence GTGAAGAGGCTTCTGGCGGGAGCGGCCGCGCTGGCCACCGCGTTCGTGCTGGCCGCCTGTTCCGGGGGTGGGACGGCGCCGAGCGGTCCGAACGCGGGCGGCGGGGCCGTCGCCGCCGGTGCCGGGGGCGGGGCGCCGACCACGTCGAGCACCACCGCGGCCCCCACCACGACGACCAGCGCGAAGCCCGCTCCGGCGCCGTCGACCACGAAGCCGGCGCCGACCAGCACCACGGCCAAGCCGAAGCCCAAGCCCAAGCCGGCCGCCCCGGCGAGTGACCCGGGCGTGCCGTGCGCCGCCGCGGCCGCCGCGTCGGGCACCGCCGCCTGCGTCGACATCTCCGCGCACAAGGCGTGGATCCTGCAGGGCGGCAAGGTCGTCTACGGGCCGGTGCCGATGCTGCCGGGCCGCAAGGGCTACGCGACGCCGACCGGCACGTTCCACGTGCTGTCGAAGGAGAAGGTGCACCTGTCGAAGGAGTTCGACAACGCGCCGATGCCGAATTCGGTGTTCTTCTACCCGGGCGACGCCTTCCACACCGGCAGCCTTTCGGTGTATTCGCACGGCTGCATCCACCTGTCGGCGGGCGCGTCCCTGAAGTTCTTCAACACTTTGCACGTGGGTGACGTCGTGCAGGTTGTCCCGTAA
- a CDS encoding serine/threonine-protein kinase yields MLIADRYELDELPLGRGGMGAVHGGHDRRLGRRVAIKLLRLPGRDEELEARFAREARILATLDHPGVPTLYDYGTHDDRLFQVMQFVDGVTVADLLAEHGPLPVQWAAAIAAQACAVLTAAHALAVCHRDLKPSNLMLGPDGGVKVMDFGLAVLREADAAQFTRAGQLLGTPSYMAPEQIQRGGAEPRSDLYALGCVLHEMLTGQRLFDGPTAYAVFERQVKELPPPVPGVPKPLNALLAEMLAKDPEARPPGAAALYERLGAFVGGLPPLPGFLVPPSVPSPGRMYARMLGRVSG; encoded by the coding sequence ATGCTGATCGCCGACCGCTACGAGCTCGACGAGCTGCCGCTCGGGCGCGGCGGGATGGGCGCGGTGCACGGCGGGCACGACCGTCGGCTGGGCCGGCGCGTGGCGATCAAGCTGCTCAGGCTGCCTGGCCGTGACGAAGAGCTCGAAGCCCGCTTCGCGCGCGAAGCACGGATTCTCGCGACGCTCGACCACCCCGGCGTCCCGACGCTGTACGACTACGGCACCCACGACGACCGGTTGTTCCAGGTCATGCAGTTCGTAGACGGCGTGACGGTCGCCGACCTGCTCGCCGAGCACGGGCCGCTGCCGGTGCAGTGGGCCGCGGCGATCGCGGCGCAGGCGTGCGCGGTGCTGACCGCCGCCCACGCGCTCGCGGTGTGCCACCGCGACCTCAAGCCGTCGAACCTGATGCTCGGGCCGGACGGTGGCGTCAAGGTGATGGACTTCGGGCTCGCGGTGCTGCGCGAAGCCGACGCGGCACAGTTCACGCGGGCCGGGCAGCTGCTCGGGACGCCGTCGTACATGGCGCCCGAGCAGATCCAGCGGGGCGGCGCCGAACCGCGAAGCGATCTGTACGCGCTGGGGTGCGTGCTGCACGAGATGCTCACCGGGCAGCGGCTCTTCGACGGACCCACCGCGTACGCCGTGTTCGAGCGGCAGGTCAAGGAGCTGCCGCCGCCGGTGCCGGGGGTTCCGAAGCCGCTCAACGCGCTCCTCGCGGAGATGCTGGCGAAGGACCCCGAAGCGCGGCCGCCCGGAGCGGCCGCGCTGTACGAGCGGCTCGGCGCGTTCGTCGGCGGGCTGCCCCCGCTGCCGGGGTTCCTGGTGCCGCCGTCGGTGCCGAGCCCGGGCCGGATGTACGCGCGGATGCTGGGGCGCGTCAGCGGCTGA